DNA sequence from the Prolixibacter sp. SD074 genome:
TCGACTGATTGTGAGCAGGTCATCGGTTAAGGTAATGCGTCCACCATCGGTTGGAAGGGTAATCATTCGCTTTTGCGTGAAGTGTGAATCGGGGCTGGTTTGATGATATTGGCACATGGCCTCAAATTCCTGGTATTCCCGGTGTTTGTTTTCAAAAATGTAAACCGGCTGCCAGACCTCTTTCTCTTGTTTGTTTACCCGGTAGTAAATTTCTTTGTAGCGGTCAATCCGGAATATTCCTCTTTCATCATGTTGTGGTGCCGTTGTATCAAGTTGAAGCGGCGCAAAAGCAAATTCTCCGAATCCAACATCGGTGAGATAATCGGTGCCATCAATGGAAACAACGACGGCCAGGTGATCATATTCCGGTGCATATTTACCGTGGTGAAGTACCCGGACGGAAATGCGCCGTGTTTTAAAGCCAAGTTCGCTGAGGAGTTCATAAAACAAGCCATTCAGCTCGTAGCAAAACCCTCCTTGGTGTTGGAGGACAACCTTGTTATAAATGGCCTCCGTATTCAAATGGATGGAAACTTTCCGGTGAATGTCCAGGTTCTCGAATGGAACATGGAGCAAATGTGCTTTTTGTAGTTGCGTTAACGTTTGAAGGGATACGGAGGTCTGACCGTTATAGTGAATGCGTCGGAGGTAATTTTTTGTATTCATCAATTTTCGGCGGTGCTTTATGTACATTATATTATTGTTCAATTCATTCAGCTAACTATTGCATGGGCCATTTTGTCGAAAATGAGCATATTCGAAACTGATAGCTCTCAGGAATTCTCTTTTCAGTTAGTTAAATCTGCACTTCGTAAATCCCCAACTGGTTGCGGGGAATGTTTCTCACCACGAATGCTCCAGTTTCAGGAATATCCTCTACCAAATCGAACTGCTTGCAATTTTGGTGAAGTCCCGAAAATACGAGCGTGATACGGTGAAGTTTATTTTTGTCAGGAACAGGATACCAATCAGGATACAGCGAAATATTCCAGGCAGCCATCAATTGGCTGCGGTAATTATTCTCGCGGTCGATGAGATAGGTTGTTGGCCAGATACGAACCGGACCAATAACGCCCGAAAGTGTTCCGGGTAGGATGGTACATTGCAGTATTATCTGTCGCTCCCGTTCTGTCTGCTTCAGAAGTTTCAGGGAGTGGTGCCTCGATATCAACCGGAAATTATCCAGTTCTTCGTTAGCGACCCGCTTTTCCTGCTGGTGGCTGTTTTGGGGGGGAAATTCCTTCATATCCTAAAGCTAAGAAATTTAGATCAGGAATGGAAGAGCTGAAGACCATGAAATAGAGTGAGATGGCGTTAAAATCATTTTTTTAACAATTGGCCCTTCCTGTCGGGCATCATTTTCATTGCAGCTTTTCCTCATCGGGTTATCTCTGTCGAAAGCCTATTTATCCGATTTCATCAAACAATCAAAAGGTTCGCCCCCATACATTGATAACAAGATGGTGTCTTTCTAGCTCGCCGGCGGATATTGATCGATGAGTTTGTTCTGTTTTTTGGCGGCTTTCAGGAAATCGATGATCGTCATGGGTTTGTAGCCGCGCGAACGGTTCAGGTCGCCGACTTTGAAAAGCAGGCTTTGCGATTTGAACAGCGCTTTGTACAGTTTGAAGATGGAAACCTCGGGATCCCAGGCGCTGATGGCTTCCGAGCCTGCGCCGTTGATTTCGATGATGGAAAATCCTTCGCCTTTTTGCAGCAGTTCGGTCGATTCGAAGCGCACATCGAAGCGGCCGAAGTAGAACTCCGGCATGCTTTTCGCGATGGCATCGAAGCGCCCGGTCAACTCCGGGGTAATCAAATGACTGGCATCGCGGTAGAGGCCGCCTACGCGGATGCTCCCGATAAACGACAGCCGAATCAGCTCACCATCGGCCGGCACCATGTCGAGGTACTGCTTTTCGAGGCTCATGTGTTCTGTTTTCCCGCCCAGGTAATAATTGGCGCGGGTTTTCATGCGCGGGTTGTTGCGGATAAGGTCCCGCAGGGGCGATGTCCCGTCGCCGTACACATACGGGAAATAGCGCAACGTCACCGAAATCACCTTACCGTGTTCTTCGCCCGGATAACGGACGTAAAAAATACCCGCTTCGCCGTCGTGTTGCACCGGGCGCTGCAGCAGCAGTTTTTCCCCGGTAGGGTATTCATCCAGGTAATGAAGCAGGTGGGCATCCTCTTCCACCAGGCGTACGCCGTAGCCCTGCCAGCCTACGTCGGGCTTCACCACTACCGGGAACTCCAGCCCTTTTTCCTTCATCAGCGAAAGCGCGTCCTGCAAATCGGCATCCACGCCCTTGCCGTTTCGTTCGAAGGTCACAAACTCGGCTACCCATTGCTGGTGGTTGCCGCCAACCTGTTGCATGATATCGCTCTTCGACTCGCCCCAGAAACCACCGGTTTCAATCATGGGGTTCGACACAGTGGGCAGGGTCAGTGAACGATAACGCGCCGACAGGAATAACCAGCGTAATCCTACCGGGATATAAAATAATCCGTTGGGGAGGCGTTCGGCCAACGAAACGAGCCGTTTCAGCCCGTCGGGTGACGGCATCCCGGTATGCCGGTTTTTCCGTCCGGACTTATAGGTTTTCATCATTTTCAAAAATGAGGGAGCTTCGCCGTCGTCGAGTGCCCGTTCGGTCACCTTGGCAAACTTCGGTTTCAGCAGGCTGGTGGAGGCGAATACGATAACGATGATGGCGACCAGTATCCACGCCCAGTAGTTCAGGTGGACCAGCACCAAATCGCCAAAGACAATCACCAGCGTAAGGGCGATGGAGGTGTACACGCCGCCGATAATGGTCGACAGCAGGGTGAACCGTCCCAGCGGGATTTTGAACCAGCCGCATGCCACGAAAGTAGGGAAGAGGAGGCCGGGAGTGAGGCGGCACATGACGAGTACCTTCGTCAGGTTCGATTCAATCCAGTTGTGGAGCCGTTCGACCTTAGGGCCGATGATTTTCCGGCGCAGCCAGGCGTTCTTCTGGGCGAACCGTCCGAGCAGGTAAATCAGCACATCGCCGGCCACAATTCCCGTGTAAACGGCGGTGTACACCAACACGAGGGGCACATGGTGTTCGACACGCGAGAACCCGGCCGCCAGTATGGCAGCATCCTCGTGAATAAAGGTTAAGAAGAATATTGCGAGAAAATGCTTTAACCATGTGAGGTTAAAGAGTAATGTTGTCATATCTGCGTCGTTATGATGTACCCTTTTTGTCGTCAGGCTCTGCCAACGGTGCGCCTTTCACCGGAACTAAAGTACTCAATTTGTTTTATTATTTATCAGGTAGAAGTTGAAAAATGCTGTTGGCCCGCTGGCCCCTTCATTACCTGCTTGTTTCCCCATTAGACAGCCGGGTACCCGCTTCGTTACACACGCTCCGCGTATTTGTGAATGGTATTGCCCGGTGTACCGGTTCTGGTGGTGGTTATCCGTTGCATTCCAGCCCATTGAAGCAAACGGCCCCTTTTGTGTGACCGGTGACGGCCGTTGTATTGCAACTGACGGTCGATATTTGTCCGGAGACGGTCGTTGTATGTCCGAGTTTCATTGCATTATCTGAAATTCAGACCTTTTGATTTTCAAAATACAAACTACCGCAATATGCACCAACTCTTCCAATCTATACGCCGAAATCTTCTTAGAAAAAGGTTGTAAAACTTCCATTGCGTTTTTCTTCGCAATAATTTCTTTTGGGATACTTTCAGAGGGATTAATTTCGAGAAAATTATCTAGTTTATATGTTTTCCATTCACTCATTGGTGTTTTGTTTTTAGCGTTGCCTTCGAGAGCCTCAGGCAACGGTTGGTTGTCTTTCGGGTGGGTGAGGTTCTCGAAGGCACCTTTCATCTTCCCGGAGCCACCCTTATCCCGATATGCCTTTGCCAACTCCGGAGGCATATCCATGTTTCCGTTTATCAGCGCTTCCTTCTTTTTCCGGCTCCAGCCTTGTTCCTGTTTTTCGCGATAAAAGGCATCGTCTATTCTTGCGTATTCTTCATAATAAACCAGGCGTACAGGCAAATGCTTCCGGGTATGGTTAGCTCCCTCGCCTGATTGGTGCTGTGCAAGCCTTTGCTCCAAATCTTTTGTGCTTTCGGTGTAATTTATAGGCGGCCGAGCTTGTTGAGGCCCGCCGGTTGCGGTAGGTATCGGCAATTTTTTTGATATCGTCACCCGAAAGTTCCCGGGTGCGGCGGTTAATTAAATACACGAAAACGTGTCCCAGCACATCGCATGTTTTTCAGGATGGGATAATTGTCTGAACCAGGATGGCGAAGATTGACATGATTACGCAGACGGGTGGCAATGGCATTGTCGGAAACGTGGTACATGATTTTATATTGACGGTTTATATTGCGTTTCCGGTTCCGCCGCCATTAACAAACCTTCATCATTCAAAGTCAACTTACCTTTAAATGCCTTTTGGCTTAAACTGCCATACAGGTTTTCCAATTCCTGTAAACTTTGTTGGTATTTTTGACTGAATATAGAAACTTCCTTTTTATGATAATAACTTGTGTTTTTTATCTATCTTTATTCTTGTTAATTTGCAGTTTTAATTCCGCTCAACTGTCGAAATGGAGGCCACCGTGGCAGTTTGGAAAAAATAACTTATAATTTTAAATATCAACAAAAATGGAGTTTAAACGGATTTACATGTTGATCCTGACCGGATTTTTTGCCTGGCAGGCAAGCGCATCGAATTTATCGAATAATCTGATCATTATTGGTTCTTTTCATCACAAAGCCAATGCTGTCCGGCAGAAGAAGAAGATGGTTCGCAAAGGTTATCCATGTAACATTTATTCGTATCACACTTTTTATCGTGTTGGACTGGGGCCTTATGCCAGCCGGGGACAAGCCATTAGCAAAAGAAATGAGCTGGTTTTAGAGAAAGACATTGTTCCCAAATCATGGGTTTTGGATCTCGGTCAATTTGCATTAGATGCTACTGATTCAGATTCTCGTTCTGCATCGTTTTCAATTGTTGTCGGCTCATTCCAGGTTTATCGCAATGCTATTCGTCTGCAAGATAGATTAAAACAAAATGGTGAGTTAGCTATTGTTGATCATACTCAAAATGGAATGTATCATGTGCAAGTTGGAAGTTATTCCTCGTTGCATAACGCCAAAGACGAGATGCGTAATTTTATTAGCGAAGGAAAGATTGACAAGTATTCGTTTATCATTGCTATTAGAGAAAATAGAATAGTGGTCAGTCAAAATAATCCACTTGCAGCTAGCGGTTCAGCTTCCAGTAATGTGGATTCAAAGCCACTAAACAGCCAAGCTGATTTTTCTACTAAGGAGGATATAACAATGAATTCGAATGATGTGAATGAATCAGCATCAGATTCAATGGGAGAGAAGGATTTGTATGATAATTCCACTCGTGAGGTAGCGACGAAAAAAAACTGGTCGCATTGGGAATCGGTTATTAAACATTAGGCAATAAAACATCCATAACGGGATAATGAAAGAGGGTGTCCGAAAAGTTGAATTGGAAAAGTGTTTACTTTCAAATTGAAAGCAATCTTGGATTTACCCCTCCTCCCGATGGACATCGGGACTCCCTAAAGGTGAGGCTTAAAGTCCCCTTCAGGGGATTTAGGGGTAAATAACTAAAGCTGTACTTACAATTTGATAGTTCTGAAAATGCTCTTTGGACTTTTCGGACACCCTCTTTCATATTGCATCTGTTAATGTCGTTAAGATTTTCTCGTCTTTCCCAATATTTTTTATTTTATTTTTGCCAAACGAGTAGTGACTTTTGCGGTTCTTTTTGAATAGAAGGGCCATAAGCCACTAATTTTTTCTTCATAGCGGGGATAGATGATAAAGTCATAATCTGGATGGTCTTTAATGATTTTGTGCAAAGCCTCTCTGCTGGCACAATCGGCACTCGGCGAACCAATGATGGGAACACCTCCACTTTTCGTGAAGTATCCATCGGGATGATGACCGGGAGCAAATAGTCTTGACCAATCTATCATGAGTATTTTTACCGATTTTCCTTCGGCGCTGAATTGTGCAGATAAATCCAAATCGGTCCGGTCAAAATGCACATAATTTTCCTGACGCTTCATGCCATAGTTCATCATGGTGCAGCTGGATACTGACATTCCGAAGGCGGCGATAGCCACAAGTAGTAGTCTCTTCATCTTTTTGATTTATTAGATTAAATAATTTTATGACTCCTCGTTCCTTTCATCATTCTTTTCGTAATATTCTAACCATGTCCATAATGGTCTTTTTTTAAAGAAAGAGAACAAAGTTTATGTAACCGAAAATACTATTTTTGTTTATATTGACCAATCCGGTATATCCCGCCAGAATGATGACACTTAAGATGGCTGAAGTCTTTTAAGTGGTATAATGAAGATTGCTTCCAATGGGTAAGTAATCTTATTAACTCAACCATTGGAACAGCCTCGGTTGTTTACGAATTTCGTTTCTGCGAATAAATGCGTGGCCGTTTTGGCCGACTGTTTCTTCCTTCGTTGCTATTCCGATTAGCTTGCCGCTGGCCCTTAAAAGACCTTTGTGGTTTCGCCTGATGCAATACAGGGGCTTCCAATCCATCACTTAGATAAGGATGTTCAGCTACCACCGGAATATTTTGAGCAATCAGCTTTTGAATATCTTTCAGGTAGGCCTTTTCCTCTGTATCGCAAAACGACATGGCAATACCACTGGCGCTGGCCCGTCCGGTCCGGCCAATGCGGTGAACGTAGGTCTCGGGAATGTTGGGCAGGTCATAGTTGATGACATGCGACAATTCTTCCACATCGATACCGCGTGCGGCGATGTCGGTTGCCACAAGAACGCCCATCCGGCCGCTTTTGAAACTTCCCAGTGCCCGTTGACGCTGACCTTGCGATTTATTGCCGTGAATGGCTCCGGCATTGATGCCTGCTTTTTCCAGTATCCTGACAATCTTGTCTGCTCCGTGCTTGGTGCGGGTAAAAACGAGCGCCGAATTCACTGACTCATTTTTGAGCAGGTGCACCAGCAATTTCGGTTTGCCCTGTTTGCTGACGAAGTATACCGACTGCTCTACCTTTTCGGCAGTGGTTTGCCTGGGCTGAATAGTTACCCTCTGCGGGTTGCTGCCCAACAGTTTGTTCGACAACTTGACAATGTCAGGCGGCATGGTAGCCGAGAAGAACAGTGATTGCCGTTTGGCCGGCAATTGGGCAATAATTTTTTTAATGTCATGAATGAAGCCCATGTCAAGCATTTGATCGGCTTCGTCCAGCACTGAGTATTCAATATCTTTTAAGGAAACATATCCCTGGTTCATCAGGTCGAGTAAACGGCCCGGCGTGGCGACCAAAATGTCGACACCTCTCTTTAACGTCTGAACTTGCGGGCCTTGTTTTACGCCGCCAAAAATAACGGTATTCCTGATGCCGGTATATCTGCCGTACGTCGAGAAACTGTCTGCAATCTGAATGGCAAGTTCCCTTGTGGGTGTTACAATGAGCGCCTTGATTTTGCGCTGACCATTATCTTGTTTCCTTTTTTGATATAGATGTTGCAGGATGGGAATGGCGAAAGCGGCAGTTTTGCCGGTGCCAGTCTGTGCACAACCGAGCAGGTCTCTTCCTTTCAATAAAATGGGGATGGATTGTTCCTGAATCGGGGTGGGTTTTGAATATCCCTCAGCAGCAAGTGCTTTCAGGATAGGTTCGATAATCTCTAATTCTTTAAATGTCATATATTATATGTAGATCAAGGCGGCTAAGGTAGTGTAATTAATTGGATTTACTGTTACGAGCAGATTAAGGCGGAAAAAGGTTCATGCGATAGAAGTCGATAATTTGTCAGTCAGCGCAGAATAACGTGTAAAACACCACCAACAGGGTGAAAGATATTACCAGAAAAGAGGAAGGGCAGGAAAGAAGGAAGAGGCGTGTTCCGGTATGATAATTAGGGATAGAAAGTTTATGCCATGGATGTCATCTCTCATCATAACATTCAAAAAGGGATGATATCCTTTGGGCTCCATCAGGCTGTTGATTATGGTCAACCGGAAAAAAGGTTGGGCGCACCGCAATTGTGATACGCCCAATTAGGAACAGTATATTTTCATCGGGCTTACGCCAGCGCTTCGTACATGATTTCGATGGGATGGATGGCTTTCCGGCCGGTTCCGTCTTTGATGTGGTGACGGCAACTGGTTCCAGGGGCCGTAATAATGGTTCCGCCCGCCGATTTCCGTACTTCCGGGAAAAGTACCATCTCGCCGATTTGCATCGACAGTTCGTAGTGTTCCTTTTCGTAACCGAACGAACCGGCCATCCCGCAGCATCCCGATTTGATTTCGCTCACCTGGTAATTGGGCGGCAGCGAAAGCATTTGTTTCGTTGGCGTCGTGGAGGCCACCGCTTTTTGCTGACAGTGTCCGTGCAATTTGATTTCGCGTTGGGCCGTGGTGAATGATTCCGGTGTGATATTTCCCTTGTCCATCTCTCGCACGAAGAACTCTTCGAACAGCAGGGCATTTTCGCCCAATAATACGGCAGCTTCGCGTAACGGTTCGTCTACCAGTTCGGGGTATTCGTCCCGGAAGGTAAGAATGGTCGATGGCTCAATACCGATCATCGGTGTTTCCACCGAAATCTTATCCTTCAGCATACGCACATTGTCATTGGCTATTTTCTTCGACTCGCGCATGAATCCTTTCGACAGGAACGTCCGTCCGCTTTCGCGATGTTTCGGTATTTCCACGGAATAGCCCAATTTCGTCAGCAACAGAATGGCCTT
Encoded proteins:
- a CDS encoding VTT domain-containing protein — protein: MTTLLFNLTWLKHFLAIFFLTFIHEDAAILAAGFSRVEHHVPLVLVYTAVYTGIVAGDVLIYLLGRFAQKNAWLRRKIIGPKVERLHNWIESNLTKVLVMCRLTPGLLFPTFVACGWFKIPLGRFTLLSTIIGGVYTSIALTLVIVFGDLVLVHLNYWAWILVAIIVIVFASTSLLKPKFAKVTERALDDGEAPSFLKMMKTYKSGRKNRHTGMPSPDGLKRLVSLAERLPNGLFYIPVGLRWLFLSARYRSLTLPTVSNPMIETGGFWGESKSDIMQQVGGNHQQWVAEFVTFERNGKGVDADLQDALSLMKEKGLEFPVVVKPDVGWQGYGVRLVEEDAHLLHYLDEYPTGEKLLLQRPVQHDGEAGIFYVRYPGEEHGKVISVTLRYFPYVYGDGTSPLRDLIRNNPRMKTRANYYLGGKTEHMSLEKQYLDMVPADGELIRLSFIGSIRVGGLYRDASHLITPELTGRFDAIAKSMPEFYFGRFDVRFESTELLQKGEGFSIIEINGAGSEAISAWDPEVSIFKLYKALFKSQSLLFKVGDLNRSRGYKPMTIIDFLKAAKKQNKLIDQYPPAS
- a CDS encoding DEAD/DEAH box helicase, with protein sequence MTFKELEIIEPILKALAAEGYSKPTPIQEQSIPILLKGRDLLGCAQTGTGKTAAFAIPILQHLYQKRKQDNGQRKIKALIVTPTRELAIQIADSFSTYGRYTGIRNTVIFGGVKQGPQVQTLKRGVDILVATPGRLLDLMNQGYVSLKDIEYSVLDEADQMLDMGFIHDIKKIIAQLPAKRQSLFFSATMPPDIVKLSNKLLGSNPQRVTIQPRQTTAEKVEQSVYFVSKQGKPKLLVHLLKNESVNSALVFTRTKHGADKIVRILEKAGINAGAIHGNKSQGQRQRALGSFKSGRMGVLVATDIAARGIDVEELSHVINYDLPNIPETYVHRIGRTGRASASGIAMSFCDTEEKAYLKDIQKLIAQNIPVVAEHPYLSDGLEAPVLHQAKPQRSFKGQRQANRNSNEGRNSRPKRPRIYSQKRNS
- a CDS encoding SPOR domain-containing protein translates to MLILTGFFAWQASASNLSNNLIIIGSFHHKANAVRQKKKMVRKGYPCNIYSYHTFYRVGLGPYASRGQAISKRNELVLEKDIVPKSWVLDLGQFALDATDSDSRSASFSIVVGSFQVYRNAIRLQDRLKQNGELAIVDHTQNGMYHVQVGSYSSLHNAKDEMRNFISEGKIDKYSFIIAIRENRIVVSQNNPLAASGSASSNVDSKPLNSQADFSTKEDITMNSNDVNESASDSMGEKDLYDNSTREVATKKNWSHWESVIKH
- a CDS encoding GIY-YIG nuclease family protein, producing the protein MTISKKLPIPTATGGPQQARPPINYTESTKDLEQRLAQHQSGEGANHTRKHLPVRLVYYEEYARIDDAFYREKQEQGWSRKKKEALINGNMDMPPELAKAYRDKGGSGKMKGAFENLTHPKDNQPLPEALEGNAKNKTPMSEWKTYKLDNFLEINPSESIPKEIIAKKNAMEVLQPFSKKISAYRLEELVHIAVVCILKIKRSEFQIMQ
- a CDS encoding arylamine N-acetyltransferase — translated: MNTKNYLRRIHYNGQTSVSLQTLTQLQKAHLLHVPFENLDIHRKVSIHLNTEAIYNKVVLQHQGGFCYELNGLFYELLSELGFKTRRISVRVLHHGKYAPEYDHLAVVVSIDGTDYLTDVGFGEFAFAPLQLDTTAPQHDERGIFRIDRYKEIYYRVNKQEKEVWQPVYIFENKHREYQEFEAMCQYHQTSPDSHFTQKRMITLPTDGGRITLTDDLLTISRKQEMTQEKPVNSKEEFNTLLFTYFGRYLNK